One stretch of Centroberyx gerrardi isolate f3 chromosome 13, fCenGer3.hap1.cur.20231027, whole genome shotgun sequence DNA includes these proteins:
- the LOC139925587 gene encoding NAD-dependent protein deacylase sirtuin-5, mitochondrial-like produces MLLRNRAAVALGLRMCSTHATGGPAVETARPSSDMSEFRKVFSKAKHIAIITGAGVSAESGVPTFRGAGGTWRKWQTQDLATPEAFSRNPSRVWEFYHYRRELALSKKPNAAHLAIAECEARLRKQGRSVVVITKTIDDLHRQAGSKHVLKIHGSLVETRCVSCGHVAVNQRSPICAALKGKGAPEPDVADAQIPVDKLPRCRETDCRGLLRPNVVFFGETLDSHVLTKVEKELDICDLCLVVGTSSIVYPAAMFGPQVASRGIPVAEFNTVTTPKTEYFTYHFQGPCGTTLPLALARHESEVI; encoded by the exons ATGCTCCTCCGAAATCGAGCTGCCGTTGCACTTGGTCTTCGCATGTGCTCTACTCATGCCACAGGAGGGCCTGCGGTGGAGACAGCAAGGCCCAGCTCAG ACATGTCTGAATTCCGGAAAGTCTTTTCCAAAGCCAAGCACATAGCAATCATCACAGGAGCGGGTGTGAGTGCGGAGAGTGGGGTACCTACCTTCAGGGGAGCCGGCGGGACCTGGAGGAAGTGGCAAACTCAG GACCTGGCCACTCCGGAGGCCTTCTCTCGCAACCCGTCTCGGGTCTGGGAGTTCTACCATTACAGAAGAGAGCTGGCGTTGAGCAAAAAGCCCAACGCGGCCCATCTGGCTATAGCCGAGTGTGAGGCCCGGCTGAGGAAGCAGGGACGCTCCGTGGTCGTCATCACCAAGACCATAGACGACCTGCACCGACAGGCCGGGTCCAAACACGTGCTGAAGATCCATG GCAGTCTGGTGGAGACGCGCTGTGTGAGTTGTGGACATGTGGCCGTGAACCAGCGGAGCCCCATATGTGCTGCCTTAAAGGGCAAAGG TGCACCTGAACCAGACGTTGCCGATGCCCAGATTCCTGTGGATAAACTGCCAAG gtGTCGGGAGACTGACTGCAGGGGGCTGCTCAGGCCCAACGTGGTGTTTTTCGGGGAGACTCTGGACTCTCATGTCCTGACCAAGGTGGAAAAAGAGCTGGATATCTGTGACCTTTGTCTGGTG GTGGGCACATCTTCAATTGTGTACCCAGCAGCCATGTTTGGCCCCCAGGTTGCCTCCAGAGGCATTCCTGTGGCGGAGTTCAATACAGTCACGACACCGAAAACGGAATACTTTAC GTACCACTTCCAGGGCCCATGTGGAACTACGCTGCCTCTGGCCTTGGCGCGACATGAGTCAGAGGTTATTTAA